The sequence TGGACAGCATCGCCGCCACAGCATCGTGAACACCAAGGAATCGTGATGGACCACTTCGAAGAGCACACCGACGTCACTCTCGCCAAGCCCGTCCCGAAAGGCATGCTCCGCCCCTTCGGACAGGTGACCGGACACGCGACCGACCCTTTCACCGGCAAGCGGCAGGTCATGGTGCTGTGGCCCGGCGCGGCCAAGCCCCTCCCCTACGACCCCGACGAACTGGCCCTCGCCGACTGACCCAAAATAGGTCAGTACACAACTTCGTGTTAGGTTCTTGATCGAGGTCAAGCCCTGGCACGGCCCGACCACCCACCCGACCTCCGGACGGGCAGCGACCCCCCGCGCCCCGCCCGCCCGGAACGGCTCGTCCGATACGAGCCACCCCTCCGGCCGGGACCCGCACACCCCCGCGGGTCCCGGCCACCCCATGGAGAGACGCCCCAATGCCTGCCACAAGCACTCGAAACGAAAACGCTCTGTACGAGGCCCTCATCCTGGAGCGGTACGGCCGCACCCTCGATGAACTCCTCCAGGAACAGACCCGGCGCCCCCTGCCTGAACTCCTCAAGGAACAGCACCGGCGCCCCCGGGTACCGCCTGTCCCCGTCCGGCAGCAGCCCAAGCCAGACCCAGACGCCGCCGAGCACTACGCCGCTCTCCTCGAAGCCACCACCCCGCGCCGGCGCCGGAGCACCGTGTGACCGAGGAGCAGTTCCGCCGCCACGTCCGCAAGATCGCCGCACTTCGCGGCTGGACCCTCGCCTACCACACGTACAACTCACAGCGCAGTGACGCAGGCTGGCCCGACGAGGTGTACGGACACCCGAAGACTAAGCGGACGATCTTCGCCGAGTTCAAGTCCAACACCGGTCGGCTACGCCCCGAGCAACGCGACTGGCTCCGTCACTTGTCCGCTTGCGGCTTCGAAACCGCCCTGTGGCGCCCCAAGGACCTCGACCTCGTCATCACCGTTCTCGCTCCCAACGGGCCCAGAGCCCAACTCCCCGACCACTTCTGACAAGGAGACCCCGCTCACCGTGCTTAACCCCGCCCTCCGCCCCTCCGAGGTGCCGCCCGCACCCGGATCCATCTGGTGCAACTCCTGCGACAGTTGGTTCAACGTCATCACCAACACCTGCCGCTGCAACAACCGCTGAACCCGAGAACACCACCGTGACCACTCCTGCTCGCGCAGCCGACCCGGCGGCGCCCACCACTCCCGTCGCCCCGTCCCACGAGCCGGTCACCTGCTCCGAGGCCCGCCCGGACGTGAACACCGGGAAGGCACTCGAGCAGATCGCCTACCTCGCCAACGAACTGTGCGAGCACCTCACCGACGACCAATGGCGCCTGGCCGCCCAGATCAGAGACCTCGCCGAATCCGCCCGCCCAACTGCCGGAGCCTCCTGACATGCACGCCCGCTTCCAGCCCCTGCCCAGCCAGAAACGCAGCCAGGAGGCGCACGACACCGCCCAGGCACTGCGCGATCGGCCCGGCGAGTGGGCGCACATCGAAACGCTCGCCAACCTGAACCGGGCCACGAACCTGGGCTACCGCATACGCACCGGCATGCACGCAGCGTTCCGGCCCGCCGGCGCCTTCGACGCCACAGCGCGCAGCGTCGGCGACGGCACCGCTGAGCTCTACGCCTGCTACATCGGCGCCACCGAGACACCAACTGATGGCGACGCGCAGGCAGAAGCCTCCCATCCCTGACTGATCTCCGCCGCGCATTGCCCATGGCGACCATCGTCGGGGAGCTCGGCTCACCGTCCTGATCCCCTCGAACTCAAAGACCTCGCACTGTGACGACTGCTTCCATAGACAACGCCGCCCTGACCGCCTCCGACACGTACAGCAACTTCGCTGACCTTGCCGCCCATGAGGAAGAGGGAGTGCACTGGTCGCGCGAATGCCGTCGCGTACCAGGATCCGATCTCGCCCACATCGCGATCCACGGCGGCAACATTGAGGCTGGCACTACAGAAGCTGCGCTCGCTTGCGCGGGCAGTACGGACAACTACTACTCGTTCAAGGGCAACAAGGCAGGTGCTAACCGAACGTTGCACGTCACTTCGACGCACTTCGATGAACCTCAGTGCGTCGACCTGCAAGGCGGCATGGTGCGCACGGTTTCCTGGCACGGGTTCAGCAGCGGCGCCAAGATCACCGAAGTCGGCGGCCTCGACCACGACTTCTCCTATTGGATCACTGTGTCTCTGCAGCACGCCGGGTTCCCGGTCGCCGACGCTGCGCCGGAGAGAGTCGGTAGCAGCCCCAGGAACATCTGCAACCGCAACCTGGCCGGACGAGGCGTCCAACTGGAACTCTCCAGGGCGCAGCGCGCCGCGTTCTTCACGAACAACGACATGAGCGGCGGCAACCGGAACAACGTCACCGAGGAGTTCCACCGTTACGTCGATGCCATCCAGGCCGCCTACCGACGGCTTCGGTCCTGACGCTGGAAGCAGACCGGCATCACGGAGTACGAGACGAAATGGTGAGCGTGAGCGCCTTCACCTACGAGCGCCATCTGCACGGGTACGCCGCCTACACAGACCATCACGAATGGGTCGGTGACGTCTTCCCCTGCCTGCCGACGCCCGACTGCCACGGATGCGGCCGCTGGCACGGCTACACACGCGGCGGCCAAAGCTCCATGGATCCGCAGATGAGCGTCCACGGCTTCAGCAGCCGGAACGACGTCTCTCGCGCTCTCCAGGCCGTACGGCAAGCCTGGAGTCAGACCGCCTGACCGGCCGGCCAGTACCCTCTGCCTTGTCACCCTGGCCTGGCACGGGGACGAAGCCCCGGCGCACTCGATGAACGACAACAACGGCAGACTGAGCCTATGGACGCAGGACTTGCCGCGCTGCTCGGCGCCGCTGTCGGCTCTGCCACCACTCTTGGTGCCGCGATCGTGAGCGGCCGGGTACAGGCACGGGCACAACATGATCAGTGGCGCCGTCAACACCGCCGCGACGCATACGCCGGCTACCTCGGCGCGCTCCACGACCGCGACATTGCCATGGACGCCATCTTCGACGCCCTGCGTTCCGACGCCCCCGACCTGTCCGACGTCGACGAGAAGATACGCCGCTTCATCACCCTGGCCAGGGAGGTGCACCGCGCTGCCGAAGTCGTAATCCTCGAAGGACCGTCCGCCCTCGTGGAAGTCGCCGAGCGAGTCACCCACGCTTCCAGCGATCTCTCCCAAATCATGCGGCGGATGGCCGAGAACGCGCACGCGGGAGACGCCACCCGCAAAGCCGAGGACACTGCTCTTGCTGATGAACGAGAACGAATCCTCTACCAAGCGGTCAAGGACTTCCGCCTCGCAGCCCGCAGCGTCATCGGCAACGAGAGCTGAATGAGCAAACCCTGACCGGCACGACCATCCAACAACTACGGCTGTTGGCCGGAGCCGGCCGCCGTAGTGGGTGGGCTGCACTACCGTGTCCATCACAGCCGGTACGGCCGCAACCTGGTGGAAACGATGCCGAGGGGCAGGGGCGGATGGGACGCACGAAGGACCATCATTACGTACTCCTGGAGGCGCTCCGCACAGCGCATCGAGCCTCGCCTCACGGGTGGGTGACCGAGACACTAGGGCTGAGCCACCACAGCGTCGAGCAGCTGGTGGCTACCGGGCTGGCGGAGTGGGCCGACCTCAGTGAGCGGGCCGAGTTGTCCGCATACGCAGGCAGGCCCGTCGTCTGGGCAGCCCGGCCAAGCAGCGAAGGCCTGGACATCCTGCTGTATACCGAGGCACGGACGCATTCATCGCCACAACAGCCACCCTCGCCAGAACCCGAGCCCGGTCACAAGGAAGTGGCCCTGCTGCCTTCGGAGATGACGATGTTGCATCTCTTCCTTTCGCTCGGCGGCAGCCTTCGGCATCCCCCAGCCACAGGGCTCGACGAGGCTGTCCGTAGGGCCGAGTTCCGGAAGGAGTCCAATCGCTGGCTCCTACACGTAACCGATGCGCAGATTGCCTCCATCGCGTACGCCTTCTACCTGGAGGGGCACAGAGGCCACGTCACTGCGGCCAACCGCTTCAGCCGCAACTACGGCATCACCTACCGCCCAGGCACGGACGCACCCACCCCCACCGAACCCGCAATAGCGCAGTCGGCAGTGCAGACTCGCTGAGGAGCGGCCGGCGGTTCCGGACCAGGGCCGCAGAACGGAGGCTCCCGCGGCCCTGACCACCTACATTGCCGCTACCAGGGCACGTGCCCCCAGCCCATCAGCCCGAGGCCCGCCGACAACACTGCCGTCACGATCGCCGGCGAGGCGTACACAGCGAAGACGGTGCGGCCTCCGATCTGGAGACGGACGTCTCCGCGACGCAGAGACGAGGGCAGCGACGGCGGCGCCTCCGTCGGCCAGACATCACCTGTCGCAGCGTCTGCGGGTGACTGCTGCCTGGAACCTGTGTCATGGTGTGTACTCATGAGTTGTCCAACCTCTCAAGGCATGGGCACGGCCGCCGTCTCCCCTGGCCGGCAAACCTGAAGAAGACGGTGACCGCGACTCTCTCGTCCTCCCGAAGCCGAGAGGACACAAAAGGGCCCCACCAGCACCTAGGCGTGGTGGGGCCCTCATTGATGTAGCCGACCGTATCGGAGGCACAGGGAGCCCGGCAAGTCGGTACCTGTCGTCTCGTCATATCGCCGCCCCAGCCGCCGCGTTCCCACTGTCGGGCACTCTGTTCGCCGAGCCGGTGGCCTCGGACCGTGCGAACGCCTCCGCGGGCGCGAGGCCACGATGTGCAGCCCGATCCGAAGTCGCCTTCGGCGGGCAGCGCCTCGCGGTTGATCGCTTAGGCTCGACGGTGGG is a genomic window of Streptomyces griseochromogenes containing:
- a CDS encoding VRR-NUC domain-containing protein: MTEEQFRRHVRKIAALRGWTLAYHTYNSQRSDAGWPDEVYGHPKTKRTIFAEFKSNTGRLRPEQRDWLRHLSACGFETALWRPKDLDLVITVLAPNGPRAQLPDHF
- a CDS encoding poly-gamma-glutamate hydrolase family protein; translated protein: MTTASIDNAALTASDTYSNFADLAAHEEEGVHWSRECRRVPGSDLAHIAIHGGNIEAGTTEAALACAGSTDNYYSFKGNKAGANRTLHVTSTHFDEPQCVDLQGGMVRTVSWHGFSSGAKITEVGGLDHDFSYWITVSLQHAGFPVADAAPERVGSSPRNICNRNLAGRGVQLELSRAQRAAFFTNNDMSGGNRNNVTEEFHRYVDAIQAAYRRLRS
- a CDS encoding proline dehydrogenase; this translates as MDAGLAALLGAAVGSATTLGAAIVSGRVQARAQHDQWRRQHRRDAYAGYLGALHDRDIAMDAIFDALRSDAPDLSDVDEKIRRFITLAREVHRAAEVVILEGPSALVEVAERVTHASSDLSQIMRRMAENAHAGDATRKAEDTALADERERILYQAVKDFRLAARSVIGNES
- a CDS encoding DUF6417 family protein, translated to MTETLGLSHHSVEQLVATGLAEWADLSERAELSAYAGRPVVWAARPSSEGLDILLYTEARTHSSPQQPPSPEPEPGHKEVALLPSEMTMLHLFLSLGGSLRHPPATGLDEAVRRAEFRKESNRWLLHVTDAQIASIAYAFYLEGHRGHVTAANRFSRNYGITYRPGTDAPTPTEPAIAQSAVQTR